A DNA window from Polyodon spathula isolate WHYD16114869_AA chromosome 18, ASM1765450v1, whole genome shotgun sequence contains the following coding sequences:
- the LOC121330818 gene encoding protein Niban 1-like isoform X1, with protein sequence MGGSSSSLLDDNKCNYIRGRAEAELKNFSPHYRRQYAVAFFRQLRDEVEQHRTVQTQLLKHKQHTEPGKVLHEEVITYYSAELKKWKERYVLVRADYSLEIHENYDTFLNGTSPMVRLLPAGGAVLTSEDQYTALADRFFPDPSGVSEENAPPMVSMPDQFPVYLWQPYQKHSYFCFHSADSQKSFAAALGDCIRHQNHDYQKKTKCEVQAFLEAVQFYRQEKGHYGSWEMLIGKDVQVLSNLVMEELLPSLQTELLPKMKGKKNDRKRIWFAIVEDAYNVVTSQVSTGLAALEEECRAATKQQEGLIRSDMDQILNSKNFLAGKLNATVSQPAVKCCMENVQPYLSSILEELMGPISSGFSEVRFLFETEVNKMSNDYQESSSIDKLKKGLAELGNLPFTSLKMQPCYRKVDVLREQLQDLRNRFKFSNTDRLVQITQNHMQQIMDNVVHTFEQLLSNSLQGGPSQICSAVEKVKQRVLKQYDYDSSTLRKKLFQEALVEITMPTMQKSLAPSCKPELQRFEQYIFADYTNFIQVENVYDEIIFQTLQSEIDKVVKEAANMKKHNLFVDSIDFPCESQSSLTDSRTQPGSIPGSPAKHVVHPIEDANPQAEGNRVPESQDQPALPESPESIVSAKNEQQESSAVGIDPGITINAESVTLSMASVDIANDVEDERTQENAVHKEIQAPDNLKEIRDLITIVRPEDPGDQELDSHVELLEQEESVLKEQLRTLESDRPENNEPGEESGMALEK encoded by the exons ATGGGAGGATCTTCTTCCAGCCTTCTGGATGACAATAAATGCAACTACATAAGGG GACGAGCTGAAGCAGAGTTGAAGAACTTCAGCCCCCACTACAGGCGTCAGTACGCAGTGGCATTCTTCAGGCAGCTACGTGATGAGGTGGAGCAGCACaggacagtccagacacagctcCTGAAACACAAG CAGCACACAGAACCGGGGAAGGTTCTGCATGAAGAGGTGATTACCTATTACTCTGCTGAGCTGAAGAAATGGAAGGAGCGCTACGTGCTGGTGCGAGCTGATTACAGCCTGGAGATCCATGAAAACTATGAT ACCTTTCTGAATGGAACAAGCCCGATGGTCAGGCTGCTTCCAGCCGGAGGCGCTGTGCTGACGTCTGAGGATCAATACACTGCACTGGCAGACAGGTTCTTTCCCGACCCGAGTG GTGTGAGTGAGGAGAATGCTCCTCCCATGGTCTCCATGCCTGATCAGTTTCCTGTGTACCTGTGGCAGCCCTATCAGAAACACAGCTACTTCTGCTTCCACAGCGCAGATTCTCAGAAGAGCTTTGCAGCTGCACTCGGAGACTGCATCAGACACCAAAACCACG ACTACCAGAAGAAGACCAAATGTGAGGTTCAAGCCTTCCTAGAGGCTGTACAGTTCTACAGGCAGGAGAAAGGCCACTATGGGTCCTGGGAAATGTTGATTGGCAAGGATGTCCAG GTTCTGAGTAACCTGGTGATGGAGGAGCTTCTGCCATCTCTTCAGACAGAGCTGCTGCCCAAGATGAAGGGAAAGAAGAACGACCGGAAGAGAATCTGGTTTGCT ATTGTAGAAGATGCCTACAACGTGGTCACGTCCCAGGTTTCCACTGGGTTAGCGGCTCTAGAAGAAGAGTGCAGAGCGGCAACTAAACAGCAGGAGGGACTCATTCGATCCGACATGGATCAGATCCTCAACTCCAAGAATTTCCTCGCAGGAAAGCTGAACG CCACAGTTTCACAGCCTGCAGTGAAGTGCTGCATGGAGAACGTCCAGCCCTACCTGTCTTCTATACTGGAGGAGCTGATGGGACCCATCAGTTCTGGGTTCAGTGAGGTCCGCTTCCTCTTTGAAACGGAAGTTAATAAAATGAGCAATGACTACCAAGAAAGCAGCAGCATCGACAAGCTGAAGAAG GGTCTGGCCGAGCTGGGGAACCTTCCCTTTACCTCCCTGAAGATGCAGCCCTGCTACAGAAAGGTGGATGTCCTCCGTGAGCAGCTACAGGACCTGAGGAACCGCTTCAAATTCTCCAACACTGACCGCCTTGTACAGATCACACAGAATCACATGCAGCAG aTTATGGACAATGTAGTGCACACTTTCGAGCAACTATTGTCCAATTCTCTGCAAGGGGGCCCTTCCCAAATCTGTTCAGCCGTTGAGAAGGTCAAGCAGAGAGTGTTAAAG CAATACGACTACGACAGCAGCACGCTTAGGAAGAAGCTCTTCCAGGAGGCTCTAGTGGAAATTACCATGCCGACAATGCAGAAAAGCCTGGCTCCCAGCTGTAAACCA GAGCTCCAGAGGTTTGAACAGTATATCTTTGCTGATTACACAAACTTTATACAAGTGGAAAATGTCTATGATGAAATTATATTTCAGACTCTACAGAGTGAGATTGACAAAG TGGTGAAAGAAGCTGCAAACATGAAGAAGCACAACTTGTTTGTGGATAGCATTGATTTCCCTTGTGAAAGCCAGTCCAGCCTGACAGATAGCAGGACTCAGCCAGGATCGATTCCAGGAAGCCCGGCGAAGCACGTGGTTCACCCAATTGAAGATGCTAATCCTCAGGCTGAGGGAAACAGGGTCCCAGAGAGCCAAGACCAGCCAGCTTTACCTGAGTCTCCAGAGAGTATAGTGTCAGCCAAGAATGAGCAGCAGGAATCTAGCGCAGTTGGCATTGACCCTGGCATAACAATTAATGCCGAGTCTGTAACACTCAGCATGGCATCAGTCGACATTGCTAATGATGTAGAAGACGAGAGAACACAGGAAAATGCCGTCCACAAGGAAATTCAAGCTCCAGACAATCTAAAGGAAATCAGAGACCTGATAACCATAGTGAGACCAGAAGATCCAGGTGACCAGGAACTTGATTCACACGTCGAACTCTTGGAACAGGAAGAAAGTGTTTTGAAGGAGCAGCTCAGAACCTTGGAGAGTGACAGGCCCGAGAACAATGAGCCAGGAGAGGAAAGTGGCATGGCTTTAGAGAAATGA
- the LOC121330818 gene encoding protein Niban 1-like isoform X2, giving the protein MGGSSSSLLDDNKCNYIRGRAEAELKNFSPHYRRQYAVAFFRQLRDEVEQHRTVQTQLLKHKHTEPGKVLHEEVITYYSAELKKWKERYVLVRADYSLEIHENYDTFLNGTSPMVRLLPAGGAVLTSEDQYTALADRFFPDPSGVSEENAPPMVSMPDQFPVYLWQPYQKHSYFCFHSADSQKSFAAALGDCIRHQNHDYQKKTKCEVQAFLEAVQFYRQEKGHYGSWEMLIGKDVQVLSNLVMEELLPSLQTELLPKMKGKKNDRKRIWFAIVEDAYNVVTSQVSTGLAALEEECRAATKQQEGLIRSDMDQILNSKNFLAGKLNATVSQPAVKCCMENVQPYLSSILEELMGPISSGFSEVRFLFETEVNKMSNDYQESSSIDKLKKGLAELGNLPFTSLKMQPCYRKVDVLREQLQDLRNRFKFSNTDRLVQITQNHMQQIMDNVVHTFEQLLSNSLQGGPSQICSAVEKVKQRVLKQYDYDSSTLRKKLFQEALVEITMPTMQKSLAPSCKPELQRFEQYIFADYTNFIQVENVYDEIIFQTLQSEIDKVVKEAANMKKHNLFVDSIDFPCESQSSLTDSRTQPGSIPGSPAKHVVHPIEDANPQAEGNRVPESQDQPALPESPESIVSAKNEQQESSAVGIDPGITINAESVTLSMASVDIANDVEDERTQENAVHKEIQAPDNLKEIRDLITIVRPEDPGDQELDSHVELLEQEESVLKEQLRTLESDRPENNEPGEESGMALEK; this is encoded by the exons ATGGGAGGATCTTCTTCCAGCCTTCTGGATGACAATAAATGCAACTACATAAGGG GACGAGCTGAAGCAGAGTTGAAGAACTTCAGCCCCCACTACAGGCGTCAGTACGCAGTGGCATTCTTCAGGCAGCTACGTGATGAGGTGGAGCAGCACaggacagtccagacacagctcCTGAAACACAAG CACACAGAACCGGGGAAGGTTCTGCATGAAGAGGTGATTACCTATTACTCTGCTGAGCTGAAGAAATGGAAGGAGCGCTACGTGCTGGTGCGAGCTGATTACAGCCTGGAGATCCATGAAAACTATGAT ACCTTTCTGAATGGAACAAGCCCGATGGTCAGGCTGCTTCCAGCCGGAGGCGCTGTGCTGACGTCTGAGGATCAATACACTGCACTGGCAGACAGGTTCTTTCCCGACCCGAGTG GTGTGAGTGAGGAGAATGCTCCTCCCATGGTCTCCATGCCTGATCAGTTTCCTGTGTACCTGTGGCAGCCCTATCAGAAACACAGCTACTTCTGCTTCCACAGCGCAGATTCTCAGAAGAGCTTTGCAGCTGCACTCGGAGACTGCATCAGACACCAAAACCACG ACTACCAGAAGAAGACCAAATGTGAGGTTCAAGCCTTCCTAGAGGCTGTACAGTTCTACAGGCAGGAGAAAGGCCACTATGGGTCCTGGGAAATGTTGATTGGCAAGGATGTCCAG GTTCTGAGTAACCTGGTGATGGAGGAGCTTCTGCCATCTCTTCAGACAGAGCTGCTGCCCAAGATGAAGGGAAAGAAGAACGACCGGAAGAGAATCTGGTTTGCT ATTGTAGAAGATGCCTACAACGTGGTCACGTCCCAGGTTTCCACTGGGTTAGCGGCTCTAGAAGAAGAGTGCAGAGCGGCAACTAAACAGCAGGAGGGACTCATTCGATCCGACATGGATCAGATCCTCAACTCCAAGAATTTCCTCGCAGGAAAGCTGAACG CCACAGTTTCACAGCCTGCAGTGAAGTGCTGCATGGAGAACGTCCAGCCCTACCTGTCTTCTATACTGGAGGAGCTGATGGGACCCATCAGTTCTGGGTTCAGTGAGGTCCGCTTCCTCTTTGAAACGGAAGTTAATAAAATGAGCAATGACTACCAAGAAAGCAGCAGCATCGACAAGCTGAAGAAG GGTCTGGCCGAGCTGGGGAACCTTCCCTTTACCTCCCTGAAGATGCAGCCCTGCTACAGAAAGGTGGATGTCCTCCGTGAGCAGCTACAGGACCTGAGGAACCGCTTCAAATTCTCCAACACTGACCGCCTTGTACAGATCACACAGAATCACATGCAGCAG aTTATGGACAATGTAGTGCACACTTTCGAGCAACTATTGTCCAATTCTCTGCAAGGGGGCCCTTCCCAAATCTGTTCAGCCGTTGAGAAGGTCAAGCAGAGAGTGTTAAAG CAATACGACTACGACAGCAGCACGCTTAGGAAGAAGCTCTTCCAGGAGGCTCTAGTGGAAATTACCATGCCGACAATGCAGAAAAGCCTGGCTCCCAGCTGTAAACCA GAGCTCCAGAGGTTTGAACAGTATATCTTTGCTGATTACACAAACTTTATACAAGTGGAAAATGTCTATGATGAAATTATATTTCAGACTCTACAGAGTGAGATTGACAAAG TGGTGAAAGAAGCTGCAAACATGAAGAAGCACAACTTGTTTGTGGATAGCATTGATTTCCCTTGTGAAAGCCAGTCCAGCCTGACAGATAGCAGGACTCAGCCAGGATCGATTCCAGGAAGCCCGGCGAAGCACGTGGTTCACCCAATTGAAGATGCTAATCCTCAGGCTGAGGGAAACAGGGTCCCAGAGAGCCAAGACCAGCCAGCTTTACCTGAGTCTCCAGAGAGTATAGTGTCAGCCAAGAATGAGCAGCAGGAATCTAGCGCAGTTGGCATTGACCCTGGCATAACAATTAATGCCGAGTCTGTAACACTCAGCATGGCATCAGTCGACATTGCTAATGATGTAGAAGACGAGAGAACACAGGAAAATGCCGTCCACAAGGAAATTCAAGCTCCAGACAATCTAAAGGAAATCAGAGACCTGATAACCATAGTGAGACCAGAAGATCCAGGTGACCAGGAACTTGATTCACACGTCGAACTCTTGGAACAGGAAGAAAGTGTTTTGAAGGAGCAGCTCAGAACCTTGGAGAGTGACAGGCCCGAGAACAATGAGCCAGGAGAGGAAAGTGGCATGGCTTTAGAGAAATGA
- the LOC121331246 gene encoding E3 ubiquitin-protein ligase RING2-like isoform X2 yields MTQAVQTNGVQPLSKTWELSLYELQRTPQEAITDGLEIAVSPRSLHSELMCPICLDMLKNTMTTKECLHRFCADCIITALRSGNKECPTCRKKLVSKRSLRHDPNFDALISKIYPSRDEYEAHQERVLARISKHNNQQALSHSIEEGLKIQALNRLQRGKKHQIENGSGAEDNGDSSHCSNASVHSNQEAGPSIKRTKTSDDSGLDMDNTTENVAGDLALDGASEIELVFRPHPTLMEKDDVTQTRYIKTSGNATVDHLSKYLAVRLALEELRKSGDANPINVEAASEKQYTIYIPTTSGQFTVLNGSFSLELVSEKYWKVNKPMELYFAHTKEHK; encoded by the exons ATGACTCAGGCCGTGCAGACTAACGGGGTACAGCCCCTGAGTAAGACATGGGAACTCAGCCTGTACGAACTACAGCGGACTCCCCAG GAGGCGATCACAGACGGGCTGGAGATTGCTGTCTCCCCGAGAAGCCTCCACAGTGAGCTGATGTGTCCGATTTGCTTGGACATGCTGAAGAACACCATGACCACCAAGGAGTGCCTGCACCGCTTCTGTGCCGACTGCATCATCACAGCTCTGCGCAGCGG GAACAAGGAGTGCCCAACTTGCCGAAAGAAGCTGGTGTCGAAGCGCTCTCTGCGCCATGATCCGAACTTCGATGCGCTGATCAGCAAGATCTACCCGAGCAGAGATGAGTACGAGGCCCACCAGGAGCGCGTCCTGGCCCGGATCAGCAAACACAACAACCAGCAGGCATTGAGCCACAGCATTGAGGAGGGCCTCAAGATCCAGGCCCTGAACCG GCTCCAGAGAGGGAAGAAGCACCAGATTGAGAATGGCAGTGGGGCAGAGGACAATGGTGACAGCTCTCACTGCAGCAATGCCTCGGTACACAGCAATCAGGAGGCGGGGCCCAGCATCAAGCGGACAAAGACCTCCGATGACTCGGGCCTCGACATGGACAACACCACCGAGAACGTGGCGGGGGACCTGGCGCTGGACGGGGCCAGCGAGATTGAGCTTGTTTTTCGGCCGCACCCCACACTGATGGAGAAGGATGATGTCACACAGACCAG GTACATTAAGACATCGGGAAATGCCACAGTGGACCACCTTTCAAAATACCTGGCAGTACGGCTGGCCCTGGAGGAGCTTCGCAAAAGCGGGGATGCCAACCCAATTAATGTGGAGGCAGCGAGTGAGAAGCAGTACACTATCTACATTCCTACCACCAGTGGCCAGTTCACA GTGCTGAACGGGTCCTTCTCGTTGGAGTTGGTCAGTGAGAAGTACTGGAAGGTCAACAAACCTATGGAGTTGTACTTCGCACACACCAAGGAGCACAAATAG
- the LOC121331246 gene encoding E3 ubiquitin-protein ligase RING2-like isoform X1, which yields MTQAVQTNGVQPLSKTWELSLYELQRTPQEAITDGLEIAVSPRSLHSELMCPICLDMLKNTMTTKECLHRFCADCIITALRSGNKECPTCRKKLVSKRSLRHDPNFDALISKIYPSRDEYEAHQERVLARISKHNNQQALSHSIEEGLKIQALNRLQRGKKHQIENGSGAEDNGDSSHCSNASVHSNQEAGPSIKRTKTSDDSGLDMDNTTENVAGDLALDGASEIELVFRPHPTLMEKDDVTQTSIRFVPRYIKTSGNATVDHLSKYLAVRLALEELRKSGDANPINVEAASEKQYTIYIPTTSGQFTVLNGSFSLELVSEKYWKVNKPMELYFAHTKEHK from the exons ATGACTCAGGCCGTGCAGACTAACGGGGTACAGCCCCTGAGTAAGACATGGGAACTCAGCCTGTACGAACTACAGCGGACTCCCCAG GAGGCGATCACAGACGGGCTGGAGATTGCTGTCTCCCCGAGAAGCCTCCACAGTGAGCTGATGTGTCCGATTTGCTTGGACATGCTGAAGAACACCATGACCACCAAGGAGTGCCTGCACCGCTTCTGTGCCGACTGCATCATCACAGCTCTGCGCAGCGG GAACAAGGAGTGCCCAACTTGCCGAAAGAAGCTGGTGTCGAAGCGCTCTCTGCGCCATGATCCGAACTTCGATGCGCTGATCAGCAAGATCTACCCGAGCAGAGATGAGTACGAGGCCCACCAGGAGCGCGTCCTGGCCCGGATCAGCAAACACAACAACCAGCAGGCATTGAGCCACAGCATTGAGGAGGGCCTCAAGATCCAGGCCCTGAACCG GCTCCAGAGAGGGAAGAAGCACCAGATTGAGAATGGCAGTGGGGCAGAGGACAATGGTGACAGCTCTCACTGCAGCAATGCCTCGGTACACAGCAATCAGGAGGCGGGGCCCAGCATCAAGCGGACAAAGACCTCCGATGACTCGGGCCTCGACATGGACAACACCACCGAGAACGTGGCGGGGGACCTGGCGCTGGACGGGGCCAGCGAGATTGAGCTTGTTTTTCGGCCGCACCCCACACTGATGGAGAAGGATGATGTCACACAGACCAG TATTCGGTTTGTACCCAGGTACATTAAGACATCGGGAAATGCCACAGTGGACCACCTTTCAAAATACCTGGCAGTACGGCTGGCCCTGGAGGAGCTTCGCAAAAGCGGGGATGCCAACCCAATTAATGTGGAGGCAGCGAGTGAGAAGCAGTACACTATCTACATTCCTACCACCAGTGGCCAGTTCACA GTGCTGAACGGGTCCTTCTCGTTGGAGTTGGTCAGTGAGAAGTACTGGAAGGTCAACAAACCTATGGAGTTGTACTTCGCACACACCAAGGAGCACAAATAG